From Salinirubellus salinus, the proteins below share one genomic window:
- a CDS encoding GNAT family N-acetyltransferase, with the protein MEVRQATPEDREAVVAFTENTWPDRGGDYIPRVYDSWMESEGDDQRTFVLDPDEEGVLAGICQGVLVSDHEAWAQAMRVNPAYRGQKVSPQLTYALFDWAAERGASVCRNMVFSWNAAGLGQSRSVGFDPCTEFRWAHPTPDPDARAEADLVVDRDPTTAWTCYRRSPASDELRGLALDTGESWALSELTLEKLERAAEETAVVSLVDDMDERVRATTFRVRDYERENDEGEAERWAEYGVGVWSDLAAAKALFAAIARDAASVGADRTRVLIPETVRYVSDAAYGRGGFSDEPDFVLEKDLSGRR; encoded by the coding sequence ATGGAGGTCCGACAGGCGACCCCCGAGGACCGCGAGGCGGTCGTCGCCTTCACGGAGAACACCTGGCCCGACCGCGGCGGCGACTACATCCCCCGCGTGTACGACTCGTGGATGGAGTCGGAGGGGGACGACCAGCGGACGTTCGTCCTCGACCCGGACGAGGAGGGGGTGCTCGCGGGCATCTGTCAGGGTGTCCTCGTCTCGGACCACGAGGCGTGGGCGCAGGCGATGCGCGTGAACCCGGCGTACCGCGGGCAGAAGGTCAGCCCGCAGTTGACGTACGCGCTGTTCGACTGGGCCGCCGAGCGTGGCGCGAGCGTCTGTCGGAACATGGTGTTCTCGTGGAACGCCGCCGGCCTCGGCCAGTCCCGGTCGGTCGGGTTCGACCCCTGCACTGAGTTCCGGTGGGCACACCCCACCCCGGACCCGGACGCGCGGGCGGAAGCGGACCTCGTGGTGGACCGCGACCCGACGACGGCGTGGACCTGCTACCGCCGGTCGCCGGCCAGCGACGAACTCCGGGGGCTCGCCCTCGACACGGGCGAGTCGTGGGCGCTCTCGGAGTTGACCCTCGAGAAACTGGAACGGGCCGCCGAGGAGACGGCGGTCGTCTCGCTCGTCGACGACATGGACGAGCGGGTCCGGGCGACGACGTTCCGGGTCCGGGACTACGAACGGGAGAACGACGAGGGGGAGGCCGAACGCTGGGCGGAGTACGGCGTCGGCGTCTGGTCGGACCTCGCGGCCGCCAAGGCGCTGTTCGCGGCCATCGCGCGGGACGCGGCGAGCGTCGGCGCCGACCGGACGCGCGTGCTCATCCCGGAGACGGTCCGGTACGTCTCCGACGCGGCGTACGGCCGGGGAGGGTTCTCCGACGAACCGGACTTCGTGCTGGAGAAGGACCTGAGTGGCCGGCGGTAG
- a CDS encoding transcription initiation factor IIB, with protein MSDTNVRRFQRERDEEEQPEREEPTDELTCPECSGNLAQDTEHGETVCTECGLVVEEDEIDHGPEWRAFDSAEKDQKSRVGAPTTNMMHDKGLSTNIGWQDKDAYGNSLNSRQRQKMQRLRTWNERFRTRDSKERNLKQALGEIDRMASALGLPENVRETASVIYRRALSENLLPGRSIEGVATSSLYAAARQAGTPRSLDEITAVSRVEKDEVARTYRYVVRELKLEIEPADPESYVPRFASELGLSDEAERRARQLLQSAKREGIHSGKSPVGLAAAAVYAASLLTNEKVTQNEVSDVANISEVTIRNRYHELLEAESGIAA; from the coding sequence ATGTCGGACACCAACGTCAGACGCTTCCAGCGCGAACGCGACGAGGAGGAACAGCCCGAGCGAGAAGAGCCGACCGACGAACTCACCTGTCCCGAGTGCAGCGGCAACCTCGCACAGGACACCGAACACGGCGAGACGGTCTGTACCGAGTGTGGTCTCGTCGTCGAGGAGGACGAGATCGACCACGGCCCCGAGTGGCGCGCCTTCGACTCGGCCGAGAAGGACCAGAAGTCCCGCGTCGGCGCCCCAACCACGAACATGATGCACGACAAGGGGCTGTCGACGAACATCGGCTGGCAGGACAAGGACGCCTACGGCAACTCCCTGAACTCCCGCCAGCGCCAGAAGATGCAGCGACTCCGGACGTGGAACGAGCGGTTCCGCACCCGCGACTCCAAGGAGCGCAACCTCAAGCAGGCGCTCGGCGAGATCGACCGGATGGCCTCGGCGCTCGGCCTGCCCGAGAACGTCCGCGAGACCGCGTCGGTCATCTACCGACGTGCCCTCTCCGAGAACCTCCTGCCGGGGCGCTCCATCGAGGGCGTCGCCACGTCGTCGCTCTACGCTGCCGCCCGGCAGGCCGGCACGCCGCGCTCGCTCGACGAGATCACGGCCGTCTCGCGCGTCGAGAAGGACGAGGTCGCCCGCACCTACCGCTACGTCGTCCGCGAGCTCAAACTGGAGATCGAGCCGGCGGACCCCGAGAGCTACGTCCCGCGGTTCGCCAGCGAACTCGGGCTCTCCGACGAGGCAGAGCGCCGCGCGCGCCAGCTCCTCCAGTCGGCCAAGCGCGAGGGAATCCACTCCGGGAAGTCCCCGGTCGGCCTCGCCGCCGCCGCGGTGTACGCCGCCTCGCTCCTGACGAACGAGAAGGTCACGCAGAACGAGGTCAGCGACGTGGCCAACATCAGCGAGGTCACCATCCGGAACCGCTACCACGAACTGCTGGAGGCCGAGAGCGGCATCGCGGCCTGA
- a CDS encoding ubiquitin-like small modifier protein 1 — translation MTTWRLFANLAEAADTREVQVPAGPGDTFRDALDQLLEAHPDLADLILDEDGDIHDHIRVLRNDSNPFVSDDGFETVLEEGDELALFPPVSGGCLASASDE, via the coding sequence ATGACCACGTGGCGACTGTTCGCAAACCTCGCCGAGGCCGCCGACACCCGAGAGGTGCAGGTGCCGGCCGGTCCCGGTGACACGTTCCGCGACGCGCTCGACCAGTTGCTCGAGGCCCACCCCGACCTCGCCGACCTGATACTCGACGAGGACGGCGACATCCACGACCACATCCGCGTCCTGCGCAACGACAGCAACCCGTTTGTCAGCGACGACGGGTTCGAGACCGTCCTCGAGGAGGGCGACGAACTGGCGCTGTTCCCGCCCGTCAGCGGCGGCTGCCTCGCCTCGGCCTCGGACGAGTAG
- the gatD gene encoding Glu-tRNA(Gln) amidotransferase subunit GatD: protein MNAGDRVRVERSGTTYEGVLLPSTTADHLVVKLDGGYNVGVDRADADVEILESGVRDVERAQNVGGTSEVAFDDDLPTVSLISTGGTIASTVDYRTGAVTAQFDAEDVLRAVPDLAGRANYRGRVVANILSENMDPDIWTDLAEAVREEIEAGADGVVVMHGTDTMQYTASALSFMLETPVPIVFTGSQRSADRPSSDNVMNAVCAVEAAKADAAEVMVCMHASESDDACALHRGTRVRKNHTSRRDAFETVGAKPLGEVDYETGEVTFRREYTERGAVELEVAPDLEREVELLKFVPGMDPAVLDVYEGKAGLVVEGTGLGHVHTDLVERLGEMVEDGTTVVMTSQCLEGRVCDRVYDTGRDLLDAGVVEGEDTLPETMVVKLMWTLANVDDAAVRETVRTSLAGEIQDRSTPWL, encoded by the coding sequence ATGAACGCGGGAGACCGGGTCCGTGTCGAACGGAGCGGGACGACCTACGAGGGCGTCCTCTTACCGTCGACGACGGCCGACCACCTCGTCGTGAAGTTGGACGGCGGCTACAACGTCGGCGTGGACCGCGCGGACGCCGACGTCGAGATACTCGAGTCCGGCGTCCGCGACGTCGAACGGGCCCAGAACGTCGGCGGCACCTCCGAAGTCGCCTTCGACGACGACCTGCCGACCGTCTCGCTCATCTCTACCGGCGGGACCATCGCCTCGACCGTCGACTACCGCACGGGCGCCGTCACGGCACAGTTCGACGCCGAGGACGTCCTCCGGGCGGTGCCTGACCTCGCCGGCCGGGCGAACTACCGGGGGCGCGTCGTCGCCAACATCCTCTCGGAGAACATGGACCCCGACATCTGGACAGATCTCGCCGAGGCGGTACGCGAGGAGATCGAAGCGGGCGCCGACGGCGTCGTCGTGATGCACGGCACGGACACGATGCAGTACACCGCCAGCGCGCTCTCGTTCATGCTGGAGACGCCGGTGCCCATCGTGTTCACGGGGAGTCAACGCTCGGCCGACCGGCCCTCCTCGGACAACGTGATGAACGCCGTCTGTGCGGTCGAGGCCGCGAAGGCCGACGCCGCCGAGGTGATGGTCTGCATGCACGCCTCGGAGTCCGACGACGCGTGTGCGCTGCACCGCGGCACCCGCGTCCGGAAGAACCACACCTCGCGGCGCGACGCCTTCGAGACGGTCGGCGCGAAGCCGCTCGGTGAGGTGGACTACGAGACCGGCGAGGTCACGTTCCGCCGCGAGTACACCGAGCGTGGCGCCGTCGAACTCGAGGTCGCGCCGGACCTCGAGCGCGAGGTGGAACTGCTGAAGTTCGTGCCGGGGATGGACCCGGCCGTCCTCGACGTCTACGAGGGGAAGGCCGGCCTCGTCGTCGAAGGGACCGGGCTGGGCCACGTCCACACGGACCTCGTCGAGCGGCTGGGGGAGATGGTCGAGGACGGCACCACCGTCGTGATGACCAGCCAGTGTCTCGAGGGACGTGTCTGTGACCGCGTCTACGACACGGGTCGCGACCTCCTCGACGCCGGCGTCGTCGAGGGCGAGGACACCCTGCCCGAGACGATGGTGGTGAAACTGATGTGGACGCTGGCGAACGTCGACGACGCCGCGGTGCGCGAGACGGTCCGCACCTCGCTGGCCGGCGAGATACAGGACCGGTCGACGCCCTGGCTGTGA
- a CDS encoding deoxyribodipyrimidine photo-lyase/cryptochrome family protein — MTDIAVWHRADLRPTDNAALAAAAHDGHPAPLFCFDSQFYGTDGLACDARLRFLHESLTDLRERYRAIGSDLALVHADPRERIPALLADGYEVYVNADVTARYGRDRDADLLSRDGVSAFGEDGIVRNAADPRDGWDDQCEAYFEADPHPVPESLSANPLDSEVTIEDVERRYDVVPEKRDVPTGGRTEAERRLGEFVDRIRAYPRVVSPPAAAERNGSRLSAYLKFGCLSTREVYRRVQRAPECRGRELFVSRLYWNRHYHQKLQDWAGWADRAVNPVFHGLYRSEHDSELLAAWKEGRTGFPMVDASMRALVETGFLNFRMRAMCASFLTYVLREPWTLGADFFYYHLVDAAMGINHTQWQSQAGVVGVHSVRVYDPAKQGREYDPDGEFVREYVPELAALPDEHLPRPEKAPLAVLEEAGVELGADYPYPVVDYERRAAAARERFARLDDRATEAIRTDRAVWRRASLSTERRERLRDDEADAGGETGSGQASLDEF; from the coding sequence GTGACCGACATCGCCGTGTGGCACCGCGCGGACCTCCGTCCCACCGACAACGCGGCGCTGGCGGCCGCCGCGCACGACGGCCACCCCGCCCCGCTGTTCTGCTTCGACTCGCAGTTCTACGGCACGGACGGCCTGGCCTGCGACGCCCGACTCCGGTTCCTCCACGAGTCGCTGACCGACCTCCGAGAGCGCTACCGCGCCATCGGGTCCGACCTCGCGCTCGTCCACGCCGACCCCCGCGAGCGAATCCCGGCGCTCCTCGCCGACGGGTACGAGGTGTACGTGAACGCGGACGTGACCGCCCGTTACGGACGTGACCGCGACGCGGACCTGCTCTCCCGCGACGGCGTCTCGGCCTTCGGTGAGGACGGCATCGTCCGGAACGCGGCCGACCCACGGGACGGCTGGGACGACCAGTGCGAGGCCTACTTCGAGGCGGACCCGCACCCGGTCCCGGAGTCGCTGTCGGCGAATCCCCTCGACAGCGAGGTGACCATCGAGGACGTGGAACGCCGGTACGACGTGGTCCCCGAGAAACGCGACGTGCCGACAGGTGGTCGGACCGAGGCCGAGCGGCGACTGGGCGAGTTCGTCGACCGGATCCGTGCGTACCCGCGGGTCGTCTCGCCCCCCGCTGCGGCCGAACGAAACGGTTCGCGCCTCTCCGCCTACCTGAAGTTCGGCTGTCTGTCCACGCGGGAAGTCTACCGACGGGTCCAGCGCGCCCCGGAGTGCCGTGGCCGCGAACTGTTCGTCTCGCGACTCTACTGGAACCGCCACTACCACCAGAAACTGCAGGACTGGGCCGGGTGGGCGGACCGGGCGGTGAACCCCGTCTTCCACGGCCTCTACCGGAGCGAACACGACTCCGAACTCCTGGCCGCATGGAAGGAAGGCCGGACCGGTTTCCCGATGGTCGACGCCTCCATGCGGGCGCTCGTCGAGACGGGATTCCTGAACTTCCGGATGCGGGCGATGTGCGCCTCGTTCCTCACCTACGTCCTCCGGGAGCCGTGGACGCTCGGTGCGGACTTCTTCTACTACCACCTCGTGGACGCCGCGATGGGTATCAACCACACCCAGTGGCAGTCACAGGCGGGGGTCGTCGGCGTCCACTCCGTCCGCGTGTACGACCCCGCGAAGCAGGGCCGGGAATACGACCCCGACGGCGAGTTCGTCCGCGAGTACGTCCCCGAACTGGCCGCGCTGCCGGACGAACACCTCCCGCGACCCGAGAAGGCCCCGCTCGCGGTGCTCGAGGAGGCAGGCGTCGAACTCGGCGCGGACTACCCGTATCCGGTCGTCGACTACGAGCGACGGGCGGCCGCGGCCCGCGAGCGATTCGCCCGCCTCGACGACCGCGCTACGGAGGCGATCCGGACCGACCGGGCGGTGTGGCGCCGCGCCTCGCTCTCGACGGAGCGGCGCGAGCGACTGCGCGACGACGAGGCCGACGCCGGTGGCGAGACCGGGAGCGGACAGGCCAGTCTCGACGAGTTCTGA
- the gatC gene encoding Asp-tRNA(Asn)/Glu-tRNA(Gln) amidotransferase subunit GatC, giving the protein MDRRVDDEEVRHVASLARVDLDDEEVALFAEQFADILDYFDALDEVPEVESEAELDNVMRPDEVREGLTQEEALQNAPETEDGFFKGPKVG; this is encoded by the coding sequence ATGGATAGACGCGTCGACGACGAGGAGGTCCGTCACGTCGCTTCGCTGGCGCGGGTCGACCTCGACGACGAGGAGGTCGCCCTGTTCGCCGAGCAGTTCGCGGACATCCTCGACTACTTCGACGCCCTCGACGAGGTGCCCGAAGTGGAGAGCGAGGCCGAACTGGACAACGTGATGCGCCCCGACGAGGTCCGCGAGGGGCTCACGCAGGAGGAGGCGCTACAGAACGCACCCGAGACCGAGGACGGGTTCTTCAAGGGCCCGAAGGTGGGATGA
- the gatA gene encoding Asp-tRNA(Asn)/Glu-tRNA(Gln) amidotransferase subunit GatA → MVAEDLNAFVTREELEPTGDGPLSGRTVAVKDNISTEGVRTTCGSNMLAHYVPPYDATVVERLKAAGATIVGKTNMDEFGMGTTTETSAFGPTQNPAAPGRVPGGSSGGSAAAVAAGEADLALGTDTGGSIRCPAAFCGVVGIKPTYGLVSRYGLVAYANSLEQIGPIAPTVEEAAELLEVVSGPDERDGTTREPADGTDYASAADGDVDGLTVGVPTELLDGADEGIVETFWDALDDLEAQGAEYTEVSLPSVETAVQAYYVIAMSEASSNLARFDGVRYGQSGGYDGNWNETFARSREEGFGAEVKRRILLGTYALSAGYHDKYYAKAQDARAWVKRDFDETFADVDVVASPTMPVPPFELGESLDDPLQMYLADANTVPVNLANLPAISVPAGEADGLPVGLQFVAPAFGERTLVRAGSALA, encoded by the coding sequence ATGGTGGCCGAGGACCTCAACGCCTTCGTCACCCGCGAGGAGCTCGAGCCGACTGGCGACGGGCCCCTCTCCGGACGCACGGTCGCGGTCAAGGACAACATCTCGACCGAGGGAGTCCGCACGACCTGCGGGTCGAACATGCTCGCGCACTACGTCCCGCCGTACGACGCGACGGTCGTCGAGCGCCTCAAGGCGGCCGGTGCGACCATCGTCGGCAAGACGAACATGGACGAGTTCGGGATGGGCACCACCACCGAGACGTCCGCGTTCGGCCCGACGCAGAACCCCGCCGCGCCCGGTCGGGTCCCCGGTGGCTCCTCGGGTGGGAGCGCGGCCGCCGTCGCCGCCGGCGAGGCCGACCTCGCGCTCGGCACCGACACGGGTGGTTCCATCCGCTGTCCGGCCGCGTTCTGTGGCGTCGTCGGCATCAAGCCCACCTACGGTCTCGTCTCGCGCTACGGGCTGGTCGCGTACGCCAACAGCCTCGAACAGATCGGTCCCATCGCGCCGACCGTCGAGGAGGCGGCCGAACTGCTCGAGGTCGTGAGCGGCCCCGACGAACGGGACGGCACCACCCGTGAACCGGCGGACGGCACCGACTACGCGAGCGCCGCCGACGGCGACGTGGACGGACTCACCGTCGGCGTCCCGACCGAACTGCTCGATGGGGCCGACGAGGGCATCGTCGAGACGTTCTGGGACGCGCTGGACGACCTCGAGGCGCAGGGGGCCGAGTACACCGAGGTCTCCCTGCCCAGCGTCGAGACGGCCGTCCAGGCCTACTACGTCATCGCGATGAGCGAGGCGTCCTCGAACCTCGCGCGGTTCGACGGCGTGCGCTACGGGCAGAGCGGCGGCTACGACGGCAACTGGAACGAGACGTTCGCCCGCTCCCGCGAGGAGGGGTTCGGCGCGGAGGTCAAGCGCCGTATCCTGCTCGGGACCTACGCGCTCTCGGCCGGCTACCACGACAAGTACTACGCCAAGGCACAGGACGCCCGGGCGTGGGTCAAGCGGGACTTCGACGAGACGTTCGCCGACGTGGACGTCGTCGCCTCCCCGACGATGCCCGTCCCACCGTTCGAACTCGGTGAGAGCCTCGACGACCCGCTGCAGATGTACCTCGCGGACGCCAACACGGTGCCCGTGAACCTCGCGAACCTCCCCGCCATCTCCGTCCCGGCGGGCGAGGCCGACGGCCTCCCGGTCGGCCTCCAGTTCGTCGCCCCGGCGTTCGGGGAGCGGACGCTCGTCCGCGCCGGGTCCGCGCTGGCCTGA
- a CDS encoding metallophosphoesterase has protein sequence MTRYVVSDHHFTHDNIIRYCDRPFTSVGEMHDVMLSRFHERVSPGDTLLHLGDVAMAMNDGTVTTEWLGRLSDDAVLVRGNHDAGLDPEDVPFPVVRSCVVAVGDRRFYCTHRPADAPDGWDGWVLHGHHHDNHPEAFPLVHLAARRINVSVELLDYRPLALPVLSRLLDACEALDHGPVRNHEVAAELLERYDG, from the coding sequence GTGACCCGCTACGTCGTCTCCGATCACCACTTCACCCACGACAACATCATCCGCTACTGCGACCGCCCCTTCACGTCGGTCGGCGAGATGCACGACGTGATGCTCTCGCGGTTCCACGAGAGGGTCTCGCCGGGCGACACACTGCTCCACCTCGGGGACGTGGCGATGGCGATGAACGACGGGACCGTGACGACCGAGTGGCTCGGTCGGCTCTCCGACGACGCCGTCCTCGTCCGCGGCAACCACGACGCCGGGCTCGACCCCGAGGACGTGCCGTTCCCGGTCGTCCGGTCGTGCGTCGTCGCGGTCGGCGACCGGCGGTTCTACTGCACCCACCGTCCGGCGGACGCGCCCGACGGGTGGGACGGCTGGGTCCTCCACGGCCACCACCACGACAACCACCCCGAGGCGTTCCCGCTGGTCCACCTTGCCGCCCGCCGAATCAACGTCAGCGTGGAGCTGCTGGACTACAGACCGCTCGCACTCCCCGTCCTGTCCCGCCTGCTCGACGCGTGCGAGGCCCTGGACCACGGCCCGGTCCGTAACCACGAGGTCGCTGCCGAACTCCTGGAGCGGTACGACGGCTGA
- a CDS encoding ArsR/SmtB family transcription factor, with amino-acid sequence MDSAALLDLLGNENRRRILRLLARKPCYVTEISEYLGVSPKAVIDHLRKLEDAGLVESRVDSQRRKYFSIARNLRLEVNVTPYGFGTKSAYPASRGLDFGRCRYLSLDVSSSLEDDPSDAHALAGELDRLEGLENELSMAQRWVQGRITDVMDRLSESFDGHGSLDGRFYAEVLAAMANGAETVPKLSHRVDASPEMVEEALETLARHGVVESDGDRWSLREE; translated from the coding sequence ATGGACTCAGCCGCGCTGCTCGACCTCCTGGGGAACGAGAACCGCAGACGTATCCTGCGGTTGCTGGCGCGGAAGCCCTGTTACGTCACGGAGATCAGCGAGTACCTCGGCGTGAGTCCCAAGGCGGTCATCGACCACCTGCGTAAACTGGAGGACGCGGGGCTCGTCGAGTCGCGGGTCGACAGCCAGCGTCGCAAGTACTTCTCCATCGCCCGGAACCTCAGGCTCGAGGTGAACGTCACGCCGTACGGGTTCGGGACGAAGTCCGCGTATCCGGCCTCCCGCGGGCTCGATTTCGGCCGATGTCGCTACCTCTCGCTCGACGTCTCGAGCTCACTCGAGGACGACCCCAGCGACGCCCACGCCCTCGCGGGCGAGCTCGACCGGCTCGAGGGGCTGGAGAACGAACTCTCGATGGCCCAGCGCTGGGTGCAGGGCCGCATCACGGACGTGATGGACCGTCTCTCCGAGTCGTTCGACGGCCACGGGAGTCTCGACGGCCGGTTCTACGCGGAGGTGCTGGCCGCGATGGCGAACGGCGCCGAGACGGTGCCGAAGCTCTCGCACCGGGTGGACGCCTCGCCCGAGATGGTCGAGGAGGCACTCGAGACGCTCGCGCGCCACGGCGTCGTCGAGTCGGACGGTGACCGCTGGTCGCTCCGCGAGGAGTGA
- a CDS encoding DUF5802 family protein produces the protein MFEPFSGAYYLGRLYLEPHDAERVVMQRAQHERVNEQLYGGEDAAIRRLDHPLVMKVGNAHLSVHGADDVPERTLGFPPGLLERLDVDAPTLSEVLLAKAERAEQLLSLGGTDTAAV, from the coding sequence ATGTTCGAACCGTTCTCCGGGGCGTACTACCTCGGACGACTCTACCTGGAACCGCACGACGCCGAGCGCGTCGTGATGCAGCGCGCCCAGCACGAACGGGTGAACGAACAGCTCTACGGCGGCGAGGACGCGGCCATCCGCCGCCTCGACCACCCACTGGTGATGAAGGTGGGGAACGCCCACCTGTCGGTCCACGGGGCGGACGACGTGCCCGAGCGGACGCTCGGCTTCCCGCCGGGGCTGCTCGAACGCCTCGACGTCGACGCCCCCACGCTGAGCGAGGTGCTCCTCGCCAAGGCCGAACGGGCCGAGCAGTTGCTCTCCCTCGGCGGCACCGACACCGCGGCGGTCTGA
- a CDS encoding DUF1405 domain-containing protein, with amino-acid sequence MNPLPERVAREYLEGTATLVLLLVLTTALTLVGFRFYVDRGLASVSTFLWPLFADSPVATALVTASFLTLLPNLGRRLEGAPSNTPLVYLHTLAFVWLVKFGLWTAVALNLGFSAYFPDLYGYWGVMLSHLGFVGLALLVPHYSHTTRGALAFALVISLVNDVVDYGFGLHPPLRYEAGPALAVATFALTFLTVGLAAVVFERADETAA; translated from the coding sequence GTGAACCCCCTGCCCGAGCGCGTGGCCCGCGAGTACCTCGAGGGGACGGCCACGCTGGTCCTCCTCCTCGTGTTGACGACGGCGCTGACCCTCGTCGGCTTCCGGTTCTACGTCGACCGTGGCCTCGCGTCGGTGTCGACGTTCCTCTGGCCGCTGTTCGCGGACTCGCCCGTCGCGACGGCACTCGTCACGGCGTCGTTCCTGACGCTCCTGCCGAACCTCGGGCGCCGACTGGAGGGTGCCCCGAGCAACACGCCGCTGGTCTACCTCCACACGCTCGCGTTCGTCTGGCTCGTGAAGTTCGGACTGTGGACGGCCGTGGCGCTCAACCTCGGCTTCTCGGCGTACTTCCCGGACCTCTACGGCTACTGGGGCGTGATGCTGAGTCACCTCGGATTCGTCGGCCTCGCGCTGCTCGTCCCGCACTACTCACACACCACCCGTGGGGCGCTCGCGTTCGCGCTGGTCATCTCGCTGGTGAACGACGTGGTCGACTACGGCTTCGGGCTCCACCCGCCGCTGCGCTACGAGGCCGGGCCGGCGCTCGCGGTGGCCACGTTCGCGCTCACGTTCCTCACCGTCGGCCTCGCGGCCGTCGTGTTCGAACGAGCCGACGAGACAGCCGCTTGA
- a CDS encoding DUF7096 domain-containing protein: MNRLTMLTVLVAALLVVATGAVGAVAAPVASGDAAVPAMQEGDGNTTTTQTPAPTTTAEDSTNATSGANETNATSEPPTFGAVVSSFMQTSAADAENEVEDGLFEARFERSNASERARLVSQRAAQIDRRIAELREERADLLGGENVTVRERAEAARLAEQSESLNASISQTEDVARRANVSLDGTALDELRTEARNLTGPEVSELARGLVDRDDEHGPPSDRGPDRDRGPDRDRGPDREDGVDVENETEAVDETAVPEGDDPGRSGDAGPPSTGDGSSDRPAADERDPQGDPPKRGQSDASDADTETAEPTATPTDTATEDGGEDTEDGGDDAETASTE, encoded by the coding sequence ATGAATCGACTCACGATGCTGACGGTACTGGTGGCGGCCCTGCTCGTCGTCGCCACTGGTGCCGTCGGCGCCGTCGCCGCGCCGGTCGCGTCGGGGGACGCGGCGGTGCCGGCGATGCAGGAGGGGGACGGGAACACGACCACCACGCAGACGCCAGCACCGACCACGACGGCCGAGGACTCGACGAACGCCACCAGCGGGGCCAACGAGACGAACGCGACGAGCGAGCCGCCCACGTTCGGGGCGGTCGTCTCCTCGTTCATGCAGACCAGCGCCGCGGACGCCGAGAACGAGGTGGAAGACGGGCTCTTCGAGGCCAGATTCGAACGGTCGAACGCCTCCGAGCGGGCCCGACTCGTCAGCCAGCGGGCCGCACAGATCGACCGGCGTATCGCCGAACTCCGCGAGGAGCGCGCCGACCTCCTCGGCGGCGAGAACGTGACCGTCAGGGAGCGAGCGGAGGCGGCCCGACTCGCCGAGCAATCGGAGAGCCTGAACGCCTCCATCTCGCAGACCGAGGACGTCGCTCGGCGGGCCAACGTCAGCCTCGACGGGACGGCGCTCGACGAACTCCGGACCGAAGCGCGGAACCTGACCGGGCCCGAGGTGTCGGAACTCGCCCGTGGACTGGTCGACCGGGACGACGAACACGGCCCGCCGAGCGACCGTGGGCCGGACCGTGACCGTGGGCCGGACCGTGACCGAGGGCCGGACCGCGAAGACGGCGTCGACGTCGAGAACGAGACGGAGGCCGTCGACGAGACGGCGGTCCCCGAGGGCGACGACCCCGGTCGCTCCGGCGACGCGGGCCCGCCGTCCACGGGCGACGGCAGTTCGGACCGACCGGCCGCAGACGAGCGTGACCCGCAGGGCGACCCGCCCAAGCGCGGCCAGTCCGACGCGAGCGACGCTGACACCGAGACCGCCGAACCGACGGCCACGCCGACCGACACCGCCACCGAGGATGGCGGTGAGGACACGGAGGACGGCGGTGACGACGCCGAGACGGCGTCGACCGAGTAG